The following proteins are co-located in the Echinicola sp. 20G genome:
- a CDS encoding SMP-30/gluconolactonase/LRE family protein, with the protein MKKSNKLLLLIMAAPLLFWQCGGAEKKEEVKEEPMVEVEEEVQPSLTLLWETPDELTTCESVLVDEESGTIYVSNIAGDPRAKDGEGFISIISKDGEIIEKEWVSGIDAPKGMGLLDGKLYVTNIDELVEIDVENAKVSNTYPIEGAGFLNDVDVHGGKVYFSDMEKGLIHVLADGEISVVAEGQASINGVRLSEDGTLYGLDGEGLKKYGESGTAEILNSKVTGGDGLIILGDDVYIASRWVGEIWIIDGNGETKLLDTKDAGSNTADIGYLEDEKIVLVPTFMKNKVVAYKLAY; encoded by the coding sequence ATGAAAAAGTCAAACAAATTATTATTGCTGATAATGGCTGCGCCCTTGCTTTTTTGGCAATGTGGAGGTGCCGAAAAAAAGGAAGAGGTAAAAGAAGAACCAATGGTGGAGGTGGAGGAGGAAGTACAGCCATCTTTGACGCTATTGTGGGAAACGCCGGATGAGCTCACTACTTGCGAGTCTGTTCTGGTGGATGAAGAATCAGGAACCATCTATGTTTCAAATATTGCAGGAGATCCAAGGGCTAAAGATGGAGAGGGCTTCATTTCGATTATTTCAAAAGATGGAGAAATCATAGAAAAAGAGTGGGTTTCAGGAATTGATGCCCCTAAAGGAATGGGGCTTCTTGATGGAAAGTTGTATGTGACCAATATAGATGAGTTAGTGGAGATAGATGTGGAAAACGCAAAAGTATCCAATACATATCCTATTGAAGGTGCGGGTTTTCTAAATGATGTTGATGTGCATGGTGGGAAGGTCTATTTCTCTGATATGGAAAAAGGGCTGATTCATGTGTTGGCAGATGGAGAGATAAGTGTTGTGGCAGAAGGCCAGGCTAGTATCAATGGTGTGAGATTATCTGAAGATGGTACCTTGTATGGTTTGGACGGTGAAGGACTTAAAAAGTATGGAGAAAGTGGCACTGCCGAAATTCTTAACAGCAAAGTGACTGGTGGTGATGGTTTGATCATCTTAGGCGATGATGTTTATATTGCTAGTAGATGGGTTGGTGAAATATGGATTATAGATGGAAATGGGGAAACAAAGCTATTAGACACTAAAGATGCAGGATCTAATACAGCCGATATTGGTTATTTGGAGGATGAAAAAATCGTTTTGGTGCCTACATTTATGAAAAACAAGGTGGTGGCATACAAATTGGCATATTAA
- a CDS encoding dipeptidase: protein MKKSLLTKASVLLLASAIGCQEKPVEADYTTMSDEERLEAAKEIAHETIMVDGHVDLPYRMKVGGFTLQREILDVSERTDGGNFDFPRSKEGGLDAPFMSIYLPARYQEMGGAKNLADSLILMTKRLADTWPEKFAMAYSPDDIEANFKAGKISLPMGMENGAGIEDNIENVAYFHEKGIRYITLTHGKDNLIGDSSYDTARTHGGLTEFGKEVVKEMNKVGIMVDISHVSDDTFYDVMELTDVPVIASHSSCRKYTPGFERNMDDDMIKKLGEENGVIMINFGGSFIDGNYNDRTAEVREHIVNWLAQNEFSRSDSAAQAYIEKYTAEHNVFPDVKLVADHIDHVVSIAGIDHVGFGSDFDGVGDSLPNGLKDVSMYPNLIAELLKRGYSKEDIEKICYKNVFRVWRAVEDAAKKTS, encoded by the coding sequence ATGAAAAAATCACTACTCACAAAAGCATCCGTACTCTTACTTGCCTCAGCAATAGGCTGCCAAGAAAAGCCAGTAGAAGCTGACTACACCACTATGAGTGATGAAGAAAGACTGGAAGCTGCTAAAGAAATAGCGCATGAAACAATCATGGTAGATGGCCATGTCGACTTACCTTACAGGATGAAAGTGGGAGGTTTTACCCTGCAAAGGGAAATACTGGACGTTTCTGAAAGAACAGATGGAGGCAACTTTGACTTTCCGAGATCAAAAGAAGGAGGCCTTGATGCCCCATTTATGTCTATTTACCTTCCAGCAAGGTATCAGGAAATGGGAGGAGCTAAAAATTTGGCTGACTCTTTAATACTGATGACCAAAAGACTGGCCGATACATGGCCTGAAAAATTTGCCATGGCTTACAGCCCTGATGATATTGAAGCCAATTTTAAAGCAGGGAAAATCTCTCTTCCAATGGGTATGGAAAATGGAGCAGGAATTGAGGATAACATTGAAAATGTAGCCTACTTTCATGAAAAAGGAATTCGGTATATCACGCTAACCCACGGCAAAGACAACCTTATCGGAGACTCTTCTTATGATACAGCAAGAACACATGGAGGTCTCACTGAATTTGGCAAAGAGGTGGTCAAAGAGATGAACAAAGTGGGTATTATGGTTGACATTTCCCATGTTTCTGATGACACTTTTTATGATGTGATGGAACTGACTGATGTTCCTGTTATAGCATCTCACAGTTCTTGCAGAAAATACACGCCAGGTTTTGAACGAAACATGGATGATGATATGATCAAGAAACTAGGTGAGGAAAATGGTGTCATCATGATCAATTTTGGCGGCAGCTTCATTGATGGAAACTACAATGACAGAACAGCCGAGGTCAGAGAACACATCGTAAACTGGCTGGCTCAAAATGAATTCAGTAGAAGCGACTCTGCAGCGCAAGCTTATATCGAAAAATACACAGCAGAACACAATGTCTTTCCCGACGTGAAATTGGTAGCTGACCACATTGACCATGTTGTAAGCATTGCAGGCATCGACCATGTAGGTTTCGGCTCTGATTTTGATGGCGTAGGTGATTCATTGCCTAATGGCTTGAAGGACGTTTCCATGTACCCCAATTTGATTGCAGAACTACTAAAAAGGGGATACAGCAAAGAAGACATTGAGAAAATTTGTTACAAAAATGTTTTCAGAGTTTGGAGAGCAGTAGAAGATGCTGCTAAAAAAACGAGCTAA
- a CDS encoding M1 family metallopeptidase has product MKLIFSIIMIFIGVFEVVAQEHKWTWGGKIDPLQERYEVIHYSLDIEILPKIEGINASMEMTFRRIGKLDTLRLNLIDNYQVTKVEVGDEEISFNHHGDDVLDIFPPENANSVKIYYRGKPPVAVNPPWSGGFTWEKDQNGNYWVGLSSQHEGAKIFMPCLDHPSSEPSHGVDMYFKVPFPYFVAANGRLLNQGTGLGYNYFHWATAYPVNNYNINFTMGRFFELSKNFSSTSGREVPMKVYVLEENKAKASGLLEVLERSVKTQEKYFGSYPFPEDKIAVVETPYLGMEHQTINGYGNNFQYTQVGEVNFDWLLHHELGHEWWGNKISVSDWADFWIHEGICSYGDMLFYLEHGGEEAYKDHVMTAARGIENKQPIALTPNKTSEEAYQGDIYTKGAYVMHSLRFLLGDEVFFPMVKDFAKDGRYTYTNQVTTKDFIDFVENYSGKDLEDFFQIYLYSTDLPKVKINRKGKNRFEIKLTNVDFILPMEIQTSEGIEKVVLSKEAIRVKSDQPIAVDPNGWYLLDK; this is encoded by the coding sequence ATGAAACTAATTTTTTCGATAATTATGATTTTTATTGGTGTTTTTGAGGTAGTGGCCCAAGAGCACAAATGGACATGGGGAGGGAAAATTGATCCGCTTCAAGAGCGATATGAGGTAATACATTATTCACTTGACATAGAGATTTTGCCAAAGATTGAAGGCATCAATGCTTCTATGGAGATGACTTTTCGTAGGATAGGGAAATTAGATACCTTAAGGCTCAATCTAATCGATAACTACCAAGTGACCAAGGTCGAGGTAGGTGATGAGGAGATAAGTTTTAATCATCATGGCGATGATGTCTTGGATATATTTCCTCCAGAGAATGCCAATAGTGTAAAGATTTATTACAGAGGCAAGCCACCTGTTGCTGTAAATCCTCCATGGTCGGGAGGCTTTACTTGGGAAAAAGACCAAAATGGGAATTATTGGGTAGGACTTTCCAGTCAGCATGAAGGGGCGAAAATTTTTATGCCTTGTCTTGATCATCCTTCCAGTGAACCATCCCATGGAGTGGATATGTATTTTAAAGTTCCCTTCCCGTATTTTGTGGCTGCAAATGGGAGATTGTTGAATCAAGGAACAGGCTTAGGCTATAATTATTTTCATTGGGCCACAGCTTATCCAGTCAATAATTACAATATCAATTTCACGATGGGGCGCTTTTTTGAGTTGTCCAAGAATTTTAGTTCCACAAGTGGAAGGGAAGTACCTATGAAAGTATATGTCTTGGAAGAAAATAAGGCAAAAGCTTCCGGCTTGTTGGAGGTGCTGGAAAGAAGTGTGAAAACCCAAGAAAAATATTTTGGGTCATATCCTTTTCCTGAAGATAAAATTGCTGTTGTAGAAACTCCTTATTTGGGAATGGAGCATCAAACCATCAATGGCTATGGCAATAACTTTCAATATACCCAAGTGGGAGAGGTGAATTTCGATTGGTTATTACATCATGAATTAGGTCACGAATGGTGGGGAAACAAAATATCCGTTTCAGACTGGGCTGATTTTTGGATACATGAGGGGATTTGTTCTTACGGTGATATGTTGTTTTACCTTGAACATGGAGGGGAAGAAGCATACAAAGACCATGTAATGACCGCCGCAAGAGGTATAGAAAACAAACAGCCAATAGCACTGACTCCCAACAAAACTTCAGAAGAAGCTTACCAAGGGGATATTTATACCAAAGGGGCTTATGTAATGCATTCGTTGAGGTTTTTGTTAGGTGATGAGGTGTTTTTTCCTATGGTCAAAGACTTTGCAAAGGATGGTCGCTACACCTATACTAATCAGGTAACCACAAAGGATTTTATAGATTTTGTAGAGAATTACAGCGGAAAAGATCTAGAAGATTTTTTTCAAATTTATCTGTATTCAACTGACCTTCCAAAAGTTAAGATTAACCGAAAGGGGAAAAACAGGTTTGAAATTAAATTGACTAACGTTGATTTTATCTTGCCGATGGAAATTCAAACTTCGGAAGGGATTGAAAAGGTAGTTTTAAGTAAAGAAGCGATAAGGGTAAAAAGTGATCAGCCAATAGCGGTGGATCCTAATGGCTGGTATTTATTGGATAAGTAA
- a CDS encoding porin produces the protein MALIISSSSYAKSTDIHLSKDSIESKLANSSLFSKDYGIHKSSLENVSSLYHQTKKDTSWLKIGGALRLNTIYAIYEGQTFPLGTDSRNEWTWDTWRINVDSYANGLRFAFEYRFYPTFNTHFIKYGWIGYRFSDQYNLQFGITQVPFGLLTYASHSWWFQAPYYLGLEDDHQIGFNLTKNFDKWTFNLAYFPLAEPRGTNDPNFGAYSSARYSYDVVPIEGNNNIERNQINLRTTYQLQGTELGISVQQMEIYNQSSKNKGYQWATALHAEWTKSKWNLKSEIIYYHYTNVENDAGTDLSSVQMGAYGFGTYDVASEALLYVIGIAYDIPVKWGPISNIQVYNDYSYVQKAGETLINGTPQQFQDTQQNVLGALISAGKIYTYFDFASGYNHPWISDSFGGNALGAGRGESYHEPISDNNPIDRSPYWNTRININLGYYF, from the coding sequence GTGGCTTTAATAATTTCCTCTTCCAGCTACGCCAAATCAACAGATATACATTTGTCAAAAGATTCTATAGAATCCAAACTGGCAAACTCTTCATTGTTCAGCAAAGACTACGGAATACATAAATCAAGCCTTGAAAATGTAAGTTCTTTGTATCATCAAACCAAAAAAGACACCTCTTGGCTTAAAATCGGTGGAGCACTTAGACTCAATACGATTTATGCTATCTATGAAGGGCAAACCTTCCCATTGGGAACTGACTCAAGAAATGAATGGACTTGGGACACCTGGAGAATCAATGTTGACTCCTACGCTAACGGATTGCGATTTGCTTTCGAATACAGATTTTATCCCACTTTCAACACCCATTTCATAAAGTATGGTTGGATAGGCTATCGTTTTTCAGACCAATACAACCTGCAGTTTGGTATCACTCAAGTACCTTTTGGCTTATTGACCTATGCCTCCCATAGTTGGTGGTTTCAGGCTCCCTATTATTTAGGGCTTGAAGACGATCATCAGATTGGCTTCAACTTAACCAAGAATTTTGACAAGTGGACTTTTAATCTTGCCTACTTCCCTTTAGCTGAACCAAGGGGCACCAATGACCCCAACTTTGGTGCATATTCAAGTGCCAGGTATTCCTATGATGTGGTGCCCATCGAGGGCAATAATAACATCGAAAGAAACCAAATCAATCTTAGAACCACCTATCAACTTCAGGGTACTGAGTTGGGCATCTCTGTACAACAAATGGAAATTTATAACCAATCTTCCAAAAACAAAGGATATCAGTGGGCTACTGCCTTGCATGCAGAATGGACCAAATCCAAATGGAACCTAAAATCTGAAATCATCTACTATCATTATACCAACGTTGAAAATGATGCAGGTACTGACCTGAGTAGCGTCCAAATGGGTGCTTATGGCTTCGGGACATATGACGTAGCATCAGAAGCCTTACTTTATGTCATAGGAATAGCTTATGATATCCCAGTGAAGTGGGGTCCAATATCAAACATACAAGTATATAATGATTACAGCTATGTTCAAAAAGCAGGAGAAACCCTAATCAACGGAACACCACAACAATTTCAGGACACCCAACAAAATGTACTTGGGGCCTTAATCTCGGCTGGTAAGATTTATACTTACTTTGACTTTGCATCAGGCTATAACCACCCTTGGATCAGTGACTCTTTTGGGGGAAATGCCTTGGGTGCAGGACGTGGAGAAAGTTACCATGAGCCAATTTCAGATAATAACCCGATAGACCGCTCCCCATACTGGAACACACGAATCAATATTAACCTAGGCTATTACTTCTAA
- a CDS encoding BCCT family transporter — MNNKYFDVHAPVFWPATVLIIAFIAITIIVGEPMENIFDQIQVFITDKTGWLFIISVNAFIVFCFYLGFSKFGNIKLGGKNAETEFSTSAWFAMLFSAGMGIGLLFWGVAEPVSHYSKPPYGEPFSVASAERAMNLTFLHWGFHAWAIYAIVALALAFFTYNRKLPLTIRSIFYPILGDRIHGWIGDVIDVMAVLATLFGLATSLGFGVQQVNGGLSYLFGIPVSTTIQVLLIAGITIVATFSVFSGIDKGVKFLSEWNVRIAAIMLIFVLIVGPTLFIFRSLIQNLGNYINQIIQVSTWTEAYRDSGWQGSWTIFYWAWWVSWSPFVGMFIARVSRGRTIREFIFGVLLVPALLTFVWLTAMGGSAIFMDMQNEGHQLAKDIVADESTALFVFLHEFPLRTIGSAVGVLLVISFFVTSSDSGSLVIDSITAGGKLDAPVGQRIFWALSEGAVAAVLLIGGGLSALQTAAITTGLPFLVVLLIMIYSLYKGLQNEYARNEALKKDLDKKSYEKNLAQIVQKNIQKNKSK; from the coding sequence ATGAACAATAAATATTTTGATGTACATGCACCTGTATTCTGGCCTGCCACTGTTCTGATCATTGCCTTTATCGCCATAACGATCATTGTGGGGGAACCAATGGAAAATATTTTTGACCAAATTCAGGTTTTCATTACGGACAAAACCGGCTGGCTCTTTATCATTTCAGTAAATGCTTTTATCGTATTTTGCTTCTATCTTGGATTCAGCAAATTTGGCAATATTAAACTTGGAGGTAAAAATGCAGAAACTGAATTCTCAACCTCCGCTTGGTTTGCTATGTTATTCAGTGCGGGGATGGGAATTGGTCTACTTTTTTGGGGCGTGGCCGAACCAGTTTCCCATTACTCAAAGCCTCCATATGGAGAGCCATTTTCTGTAGCATCCGCAGAAAGGGCCATGAACCTTACTTTCCTTCATTGGGGTTTCCATGCTTGGGCGATTTATGCTATCGTAGCATTGGCGTTGGCCTTTTTTACTTACAATAGAAAATTACCCTTGACCATACGTTCGATATTCTACCCAATATTGGGAGATCGAATTCATGGATGGATAGGTGACGTAATCGATGTCATGGCAGTCTTGGCAACTCTATTCGGCTTAGCTACTTCCTTGGGCTTTGGTGTTCAGCAAGTCAATGGAGGACTATCCTATCTATTTGGAATCCCTGTATCTACTACAATCCAAGTTTTACTCATTGCGGGCATTACCATTGTGGCCACATTCTCGGTCTTTTCTGGAATTGACAAAGGTGTGAAATTTTTAAGTGAATGGAATGTTAGGATTGCTGCCATCATGCTGATTTTTGTTTTGATTGTCGGACCTACCCTTTTTATTTTCAGAAGCCTGATACAAAACTTAGGAAACTATATCAACCAAATCATACAAGTTTCCACATGGACAGAAGCCTATCGCGACAGTGGATGGCAAGGTTCGTGGACGATCTTTTACTGGGCCTGGTGGGTTTCATGGTCACCTTTCGTTGGGATGTTCATCGCCCGGGTTTCAAGAGGAAGAACCATTAGGGAATTTATCTTTGGCGTTTTATTGGTACCTGCATTATTGACCTTTGTATGGTTGACCGCTATGGGAGGAAGCGCTATTTTCATGGACATGCAAAATGAAGGGCATCAGCTTGCCAAAGACATTGTGGCTGATGAGTCTACTGCCCTATTTGTATTTCTGCATGAATTTCCATTGCGAACCATTGGATCAGCAGTAGGTGTGCTGTTGGTAATCAGTTTTTTCGTCACCTCCTCAGACTCGGGTTCATTAGTTATTGATAGCATTACGGCTGGTGGAAAGTTAGACGCCCCAGTTGGTCAAAGAATATTTTGGGCCCTTTCAGAAGGAGCAGTAGCCGCCGTTCTCCTAATCGGAGGTGGGCTTTCAGCCTTGCAAACAGCAGCCATAACCACAGGTCTTCCATTTTTAGTGGTATTACTCATCATGATTTACAGCCTGTACAAAGGCCTGCAAAATGAATACGCGAGAAATGAAGCACTCAAAAAAGACCTGGATAAAAAATCCTACGAAAAAAATCTAGCACAAATAGTGCAAAAGAACATTCAAAAAAATAAGTCGAAATGA
- a CDS encoding universal stress protein, whose protein sequence is MKRIRHIALCLDLTEMDNLLLSYVKRLDDYFKFDSLTLLHLIEIEELPSEINSLVPELGKSIEEVIQNELSEKAETYFGKDNENIKFHIHRGGDVEAFASYMDKEDFGLVILGKKSAYLGSGILSGKIVRLINCNTLFVPEITYPNFENVVIALDFSPYSDKVINIGLNLKNIINSSLHPVHVIKSGVQYFPYIKNFNKYAQELENEAKKQYKRFQKKHDLSEEITLLKDSDLHISKLIYNYAVRESANLIIAGNKGKKDEGDLLIGSIAEQLIAHDKNLPVLIVK, encoded by the coding sequence ATGAAAAGAATAAGACATATCGCCTTGTGTTTGGACCTCACTGAGATGGACAACTTACTGCTTTCTTATGTGAAGCGATTAGATGATTATTTCAAATTTGATTCACTCACCTTACTTCACTTAATAGAAATCGAAGAGCTACCTTCTGAAATCAATTCGCTAGTTCCTGAATTAGGAAAATCGATAGAAGAAGTTATCCAAAATGAGTTATCTGAGAAAGCCGAAACCTACTTTGGCAAAGACAACGAAAACATCAAATTCCACATTCACCGAGGAGGAGACGTAGAAGCATTTGCTTCTTATATGGACAAAGAAGATTTTGGGCTTGTGATCTTAGGAAAAAAAAGTGCCTATTTAGGCTCTGGAATATTGAGTGGAAAAATCGTCAGACTGATTAACTGTAATACGTTATTTGTTCCAGAAATCACGTATCCAAACTTTGAAAATGTAGTGATTGCCTTGGACTTCAGCCCATATTCGGACAAAGTCATTAATATTGGACTTAATTTGAAAAATATAATCAATAGTTCCCTTCACCCAGTACACGTAATCAAGTCAGGTGTTCAATATTTCCCCTACATCAAAAACTTCAACAAATATGCTCAAGAATTGGAAAACGAAGCTAAAAAACAGTACAAGCGTTTTCAAAAAAAGCATGACCTTTCAGAAGAAATCACTTTATTAAAAGATAGCGACCTACACATCAGCAAATTAATTTATAATTATGCTGTTCGAGAATCTGCTAACTTAATCATTGCAGGCAACAAAGGGAAAAAGGATGAAGGAGATCTATTGATCGGAAGTATAGCCGAACAATTGATTGCTCATGACAAAAACCTCCCAGTGCTTATTGTAAAATAA
- a CDS encoding UPF0158 family protein, producing the protein MLTLSEKEIVTIANYLLKGKVCYYQEDKKIIHHLPDEEDNFNENLTPEEEDLLDEIDSDPMNFAEFVKMEPAQESLIMDQFTEQFVENKSFQEDLYDALTKSKAMERFTFLIEESKNYRQKWLDYRLQKYKDWVMEQVDSYNTLEE; encoded by the coding sequence ATGCTTACCCTATCTGAAAAAGAAATTGTTACAATAGCCAATTATTTACTTAAAGGCAAGGTTTGTTATTACCAAGAAGACAAAAAAATTATTCATCATCTTCCAGATGAAGAGGATAATTTTAATGAAAATCTCACACCCGAGGAAGAAGATTTGTTGGATGAGATAGATTCTGATCCAATGAATTTTGCGGAATTCGTGAAAATGGAGCCTGCTCAAGAATCACTGATCATGGATCAGTTTACGGAGCAGTTTGTGGAAAATAAATCTTTTCAGGAAGATTTGTACGACGCCCTGACCAAAAGTAAGGCCATGGAGAGATTTACTTTTTTAATTGAGGAATCAAAAAATTACAGGCAAAAGTGGCTGGATTACCGTCTCCAAAAATATAAGGATTGGGTAATGGAGCAGGTCGATAGCTATAACACTTTAGAAGAATAA
- a CDS encoding PAS domain-containing protein has protein sequence MYIAIGALPVFFNAGILAYILLWMPKRRETNVFSMFILALIFWQFQDFLLRVGISESSARFVFEFFSIGWMMIGSLLFHFVCILTEKKFFNHRVIYLIVYGPSLVFYVFHQADPTTFEVSYQGFWGYVVNVRPNTVDLVQRIWIFFQSLVGLSILVAASFNKEGSANKRKQYKVLAIGGVAPLIIGGVTQVMLPSLGLKEVPMTSFFISIFSFSSILALGKYKLFDVTRSLDSKKILKSLNHGVMVLSVEDEVIYANPASYQMFPFGRLNKFPNMRDVFYSESDYKKFHIEVVEKARLGERVSNFKFSFKAMRGQIKYVMVTAHIIQEGDENHGLIIHLNDITELILANETIDIINKRFKFVSKASNEAIWEWDIDGGVVYWGDSYSHLFGHKLRGGVSTIDHWEERLHPDDKEKVVSFIKDYVERKSDVRWEQEYRFQKKCGDYAYVLDKGYLIKDVNGKPYRMVGAMQDITHIRSYIDRIERQNTELSEITWMQSHEVRAPLARLMAVCNLLQEHGFHVMKEYEAVELISSSCEELDEVIRRIVRKAEKVKD, from the coding sequence ATGTATATAGCTATTGGGGCTTTACCTGTGTTTTTCAATGCGGGGATTTTGGCTTACATCCTATTATGGATGCCCAAGCGCCGCGAGACCAATGTGTTTTCAATGTTTATCCTAGCTTTGATTTTTTGGCAGTTTCAAGATTTTTTACTTAGGGTAGGCATAAGTGAAAGTTCGGCCAGATTTGTGTTTGAATTTTTCAGTATTGGATGGATGATGATTGGTTCTTTATTGTTTCATTTTGTTTGCATACTCACAGAAAAAAAGTTTTTTAACCATCGAGTCATTTATCTTATTGTATATGGACCTAGTTTAGTGTTCTATGTTTTTCATCAGGCTGACCCTACCACATTTGAAGTAAGTTATCAAGGCTTTTGGGGGTACGTCGTCAATGTTAGACCAAATACTGTAGATTTGGTTCAGCGGATATGGATTTTTTTCCAATCTCTTGTAGGTTTAAGTATACTAGTAGCTGCTTCATTCAATAAGGAAGGTTCTGCTAATAAGCGAAAGCAATATAAGGTTTTAGCAATAGGAGGAGTGGCACCATTAATCATTGGAGGGGTAACACAAGTTATGCTGCCTTCTTTGGGCTTAAAAGAAGTTCCTATGACTTCTTTTTTTATTTCGATTTTTTCTTTCAGTTCCATACTGGCTTTGGGGAAGTATAAGCTGTTTGATGTTACAAGGTCTTTGGATTCAAAGAAGATACTGAAAAGCTTAAACCATGGGGTTATGGTCTTGTCCGTTGAGGATGAAGTAATTTATGCGAATCCTGCTTCTTATCAAATGTTTCCTTTTGGAAGATTGAACAAATTTCCAAATATGAGAGATGTGTTTTACTCAGAAAGTGATTATAAAAAGTTCCATATAGAGGTGGTGGAGAAAGCGCGACTGGGTGAGCGGGTGAGTAATTTTAAGTTTTCTTTTAAAGCAATGCGGGGGCAGATAAAATATGTGATGGTTACAGCCCATATCATTCAAGAAGGAGATGAGAATCATGGTTTAATCATTCATTTGAATGATATTACTGAGTTGATTCTTGCCAATGAAACTATTGATATAATTAACAAAAGATTCAAATTTGTTTCCAAAGCTTCCAATGAGGCAATTTGGGAATGGGATATAGATGGTGGAGTGGTTTATTGGGGAGACAGTTATTCGCATTTATTTGGCCACAAACTTAGGGGCGGGGTAAGTACAATCGATCATTGGGAAGAAAGATTGCATCCAGATGACAAGGAAAAAGTTGTTTCTTTTATAAAAGATTATGTAGAAAGAAAGTCGGATGTACGATGGGAGCAAGAGTATCGTTTCCAGAAGAAATGTGGAGATTATGCTTATGTTTTGGACAAAGGGTACTTAATTAAAGACGTGAATGGCAAGCCTTACCGTATGGTGGGAGCAATGCAGGATATTACGCACATCAGGTCTTACATAGATAGAATAGAAAGGCAAAACACAGAGTTGAGCGAAATTACTTGGATGCAGTCTCATGAGGTAAGGGCTCCTTTGGCTAGGTTGATGGCTGTATGTAATTTACTCCAAGAACATGGGTTTCATGTGATGAAAGAATATGAAGCAGTGGAGTTGATCAGCAGTTCTTGTGAGGAGCTAGATGAGGTGATTCGACGAATCGTGAGGAAAGCTGAAAAAGTGAAGGATTGA